From Arcticibacter tournemirensis, one genomic window encodes:
- a CDS encoding LptE family protein, with product MKIIKQKSLWLILPFLFLSQSCGIYSFSGASIPANMKTVTVQFFENNAPIVVATLSQQFTEALKERIRSQSRLSIVRENGDGIFEGRITDYSIKPAAITGNERAEAMRLTITVSVKFINTLDNELSFEQQFTRYEQLQGSNIQSQEGTAIANINRQLTEDIFNRAFANW from the coding sequence ATGAAAATTATTAAGCAAAAAAGCCTCTGGCTGATTCTTCCTTTCCTGTTTTTATCACAGTCGTGCGGGATCTACAGCTTTTCCGGAGCGTCAATTCCCGCTAACATGAAAACGGTGACCGTTCAATTTTTCGAAAATAACGCACCAATAGTAGTGGCGACCCTCAGTCAGCAATTTACCGAAGCGCTGAAAGAGCGAATCAGAAGTCAGTCGCGCCTAAGCATTGTGAGAGAAAATGGCGATGGTATTTTTGAAGGCCGTATCACAGATTATAGCATTAAACCGGCAGCAATTACAGGAAATGAGCGTGCTGAAGCAATGAGGCTAACCATTACGGTAAGTGTAAAATTTATAAATACTCTGGATAACGAGCTTAGTTTCGAGCAACAGTTCACAAGATACGAGCAGCTCCAGGGTAGTAACATACAGTCGCAGGAAGGTACAGCAATAGCAAATATCAATCGCCAATTAACAGAGGACATCTTTAACCGGGCGTTTGCAAACTGGTAG
- a CDS encoding sigma-54-dependent transcriptional regulator: MDIQDIKNRFGIIGNSPLLNRAIDIARQVAPTDISVLITGESGSGKEVFSHIIHQLSARKHGPFIAVNCGAIPEGTIDSELFGHEKGSFTGAHEARKGYFEVVNGGTIFLDEVAELPVGTQARLLRVLESGEYLRVGSSKVQKTDVRIIAATNVDVYDAVKNGKFREDLYYRLSTVPLKIPPLRERKEDIHLIFRKFISDFTAKYRSPSVQLDPDAQQLLTNYSWPGNVRQLKNVAEQIAVLEKDRNLTAQNLLHYIPQDQGSTLPMRIKQDAKDDFSERDILYKVLFDMKRDMVDLKKLVAEIIRDGGNTSALRENPQIFNQLYHEPEFPPAPQNLQPILLHQPEKDKKSEFNFAPHTEEVEESLSLIEKESDLIKKALKKHKGKRKLAAQELGISERTLYRKIKELNLS, encoded by the coding sequence ATGGATATTCAGGATATAAAAAACCGTTTCGGAATAATAGGCAACTCACCATTGCTTAACAGGGCGATAGATATTGCCCGGCAGGTGGCACCTACAGATATTTCAGTTCTGATCACTGGCGAAAGTGGAAGCGGTAAAGAAGTATTTTCGCATATTATCCATCAGCTGAGTGCGCGAAAGCACGGCCCCTTTATTGCTGTGAACTGCGGCGCAATTCCTGAAGGTACAATCGACTCCGAATTATTCGGTCACGAGAAAGGCTCTTTTACAGGAGCTCATGAGGCCCGAAAGGGTTACTTCGAAGTAGTAAATGGTGGCACTATTTTCCTGGATGAAGTAGCGGAACTTCCGGTTGGAACCCAGGCACGACTTTTACGGGTGCTTGAATCAGGTGAATACCTGAGAGTAGGATCCTCCAAAGTGCAAAAAACTGATGTGCGTATAATTGCGGCAACAAACGTAGATGTTTACGACGCGGTAAAAAATGGAAAGTTCAGGGAAGACTTGTATTACCGTTTAAGTACCGTGCCCCTTAAAATACCGCCTCTACGAGAGCGAAAAGAAGATATTCACCTGATTTTCAGGAAATTTATTTCTGATTTCACCGCCAAATACAGAAGTCCCTCTGTCCAGCTTGATCCTGACGCGCAGCAACTGTTAACTAATTACTCCTGGCCGGGAAATGTCCGGCAGCTAAAGAACGTGGCGGAACAGATTGCAGTGCTCGAAAAAGACAGGAACCTCACTGCTCAAAACCTTCTGCATTATATACCGCAGGATCAGGGTTCTACTTTACCTATGAGGATCAAACAGGATGCGAAAGACGACTTTTCAGAAAGAGATATTCTCTATAAAGTTCTGTTTGATATGAAAAGGGATATGGTAGACCTGAAAAAACTGGTTGCGGAGATTATCCGTGATGGAGGCAACACTTCAGCTTTACGGGAAAATCCCCAGATTTTTAATCAACTCTACCACGAGCCCGAGTTCCCGCCCGCGCCTCAAAACCTGCAGCCCATTCTGCTGCATCAACCGGAAAAAGATAAAAAGAGTGAGTTTAACTTCGCCCCTCATACGGAAGAAGTGGAAGAGTCGCTCTCGCTGATAGAAAAGGAATCAGACCTGATAAAAAAAGCTCTGAAGAAACACAAAGGGAAACGGAAGCTTGCAGCACAGGAACTGGGAATATCTGAACGTACTCTTTACCGTAAAATAAAAGAGCTAAACCTCAGTTAA
- the miaB gene encoding tRNA (N6-isopentenyl adenosine(37)-C2)-methylthiotransferase MiaB — protein sequence MYNLQSSVKEHDEARQGEALMLESTSTKNNGRKLYIESYGCAMNFSDSEIVASIMTDMGFETTADYKEADVIFINTCSIRENAEQRVRNRLREFGAVKSRNPGMVVGVLGCMAERLKSKFLEEEKLVDVVVGPDAYRDLPNLIDKVDDGSRAVNVLLSREETYADINPVRLNSNGITAFISIMRGCDNMCSFCVVPFTRGRERSRDAHSIVKEAQELFDLGYREVTLLGQNVDSYKWTSEDGTESVNFAGLLEQVALVSPDLRIRFSTSHPKDITDEVLYTMAQHENICKYIHLPIQSGNSRVLEIMNRTYDREWYTERINSIRRIIPECAISTDVIAGFCTETEEEHKDTLSMMDYVKYDFAYMFMYSERPGTLAAKRFTDDIPDDVKKRRLNEIVRKQQQHSHERLLQQVGKVQKVLIEGFSKKSELDYAGRSDQNATVVFPADKNYKPGQYVNVFVERCTTATLIGKIVE from the coding sequence ATGTACAATTTGCAGAGCAGTGTAAAAGAACATGATGAAGCGAGGCAGGGAGAAGCGTTAATGCTCGAAAGTACCTCCACTAAAAATAACGGCCGGAAGCTTTATATCGAAAGTTATGGCTGCGCGATGAACTTCTCCGACAGCGAGATCGTTGCTTCGATTATGACGGATATGGGGTTTGAAACCACCGCGGATTACAAAGAAGCCGATGTTATTTTCATCAATACCTGTTCTATTCGTGAAAATGCTGAACAAAGGGTGCGAAACCGCCTGCGTGAGTTTGGTGCTGTAAAAAGCAGGAACCCGGGAATGGTGGTTGGCGTACTTGGCTGTATGGCAGAACGACTGAAATCTAAGTTCCTCGAGGAAGAAAAGCTGGTAGATGTGGTTGTTGGGCCTGATGCGTATCGTGATCTTCCTAACCTGATCGATAAAGTGGACGACGGTAGCCGTGCTGTCAACGTACTGCTTTCGCGCGAAGAAACCTATGCCGATATTAATCCGGTGAGGCTAAATTCAAATGGAATCACTGCATTCATCTCTATCATGAGGGGATGTGACAATATGTGTTCCTTTTGTGTTGTTCCCTTCACCAGAGGACGGGAACGCAGCCGCGATGCACATTCTATCGTTAAAGAGGCTCAGGAGTTATTCGACCTAGGTTACAGGGAAGTGACTTTGCTAGGACAGAACGTAGATTCGTATAAATGGACTTCTGAAGATGGAACAGAAAGCGTAAACTTCGCCGGCCTTCTTGAACAGGTTGCTCTTGTAAGTCCTGATCTTAGGATCCGTTTTTCAACTTCGCATCCGAAAGATATTACCGATGAAGTGTTATATACCATGGCACAGCATGAAAATATATGTAAGTATATCCACTTGCCCATCCAGTCGGGCAATTCGAGGGTACTTGAAATAATGAACCGCACGTACGACCGGGAATGGTATACAGAAAGAATAAACAGCATTCGTCGTATCATCCCCGAATGCGCAATTTCCACTGATGTTATTGCCGGCTTTTGTACAGAAACGGAAGAAGAGCACAAGGATACACTGAGCATGATGGATTATGTAAAGTATGATTTTGCATACATGTTCATGTACTCTGAAAGACCCGGAACACTGGCAGCTAAAAGATTCACTGATGATATTCCTGACGATGTAAAGAAGCGCAGGCTGAATGAAATTGTCAGGAAGCAGCAGCAGCATTCACACGAACGGCTGCTTCAGCAGGTAGGGAAAGTTCAAAAAGTACTTATCGAGGGTTTCTCGAAAAAGTCAGAACTTGATTATGCAGGCAGGAGTGATCAGAATGCAACGGTGGTATTTCCGGCGGACAAAAATTATAAACCGGGGCAGTACGTGAATGTGTTCGTTGAACGCTGTACGACTGCAACGCTTATTGGTAAAATTGTTGAATAG